The Anopheles merus strain MAF unplaced genomic scaffold, AmerM5.1 LNR4000571, whole genome shotgun sequence genome contains the following window.
TTCCGGTGCGCTGGCTTCAAGTAGAATGGACCGGCGTAATCCACTCCGGTTACAGAAAAAGGTCGGCTCGGTGTGATGCGGGATGGTGGAAGCTGGCCAACCGGCTGCCGGGCGAGTATGGGATCTTGCCGAATACAGCGGAAGCAGTTCCTTGCGATGCTTTTTACCAAGCGACGTCCGTCCAGTGGCCAATACAGCTCTCTAATGCGGGATAGCAATAGCCTTCCACTAGCATGTTTCATCTCTTCATGATAATCTTCCGCAAGTAGACGAGTGAATTTGTGGTTCGTCGGTAGAACAGCTGGATGCTTGGACTGATACGGTAGTTGCGACAAGTTCAATCGTCCTCCCACCCGTATTACCTCTTCTGTATCCAGGAATGAGGTAAGTTTTCGTAAAGGTGATTGTTTCATCAATGCTTCTCCCTTTTTTAGCTGCTTGATTTCCGCGGAAAATGCATCTTGCTGGGCTAGTCTGCAAAGCACAGTTTTTGCAGCATCCACGTACTTGGGCGTGATCGTTTTGGATGCATTGGTGTGCGGTATCGGTCGCTGTGATCGCGCCTTCTGCTTGGTGTTGCGCACAAACCGTATGCAGTATGCAATGATGCGTACCATTCTAGTGAAGGATGCAGAAATGCCAAACCATGGATGAGTTTGTGTACAAACTAAAGCGGCACTCACCTGGCGTGTTTCTAGGTCCGCCTCATCGCTTGGTTCTGGATCTGAGCTGGGCCAATGGGACGAAGGTTGCACAAGCCAATCTGGACCGTTATTCCAAAGCTGATTCTGCGTGAAGTGTGCTGCCGACATGCCTCGGGAAACCAAGTCAGCAGGATTGGATGTGCCAGGAACGTGCCTCCATTGCCTTGGATGAGAGTAGTGTTGCACCTCAGCTACGCGATTTGCCACGAACGTCTTCCAGGAGTTGGGAGGTGACGCAATCCATTTTAGCGTAACTGTTGAGTCGGACCAGAAAAACGATTCGGCGCACACGATCTGCATTGCCTCCTTGACGCGATGATGCAGATGGGCGCCCAGGACAGCTGCGCTTAGTTCAAGCCTCGGCAACGTGACGCGCTTCAGTGGTGCCACTCGAGACTTCGAAGCTAATAGGCTGATGCGGACTTCTCCCGCCGCGTTTTCACAACGAGCGTAGACACATGCTCCGTAGGCGGCCTCAGAAGCATcggtaaatgtgtgaaattctACTGTTGCATCTGGTAACATTCCACACCGTCTAGACAGGTCTAATTTCGATACGCACACGCACTGCCCAGTACCGGAATAGCTAACGCCAAAACGGACTGCGGTTGCAGTGTGCAATAAGAGACGCGTGTCCGCGACTCTATCGAATGGTTCCCACATTTTGCCACCTTACAAAATAACAGGGAACCGATGACAATTTCGGTtcccacaacaaaatgcaacattgGCAAAACGGCTTCAGGTATCTCGCCTGACGTGAAACTAATGAAACTAATAAATAGAACGCATCATGTCCGGAACTAAGATCATATAAATATCAAAAAGGTCCGAGttattacatggcgaccgtgacaggaCATACGCGTAAACGTGATGTTGTAGAACAGTGAAACAGTGAAcacagtgaaaagtgaaacgtAAAAAGTGAAACAGTACGCAATGTGCTCTCCTCAGTAATCGGAAATTTTTATAGCATAGCTGAGTTGAATATATGTTGTTCGCTGATTTTAAATCTGAGTATAGGggaaaagtgcaaaaaaaaaaaaccatacatAATGAGTGACTCTATCGAGTCAGATTTAGTCAAAAGTATCAATTGGGTACTTCACATAGTAAAGAATAGAATCGATAAATCTGAGCTCGAAGAGGAGGTTAAAGATGAGCTCCACGAAACCGCAATTTCAATCTTGGTAAGCTCCATGGAGAATAACTTGCCACTAGAAGAAGTGCAACACCAACTAGTGCGAGCACATTTACTGTGGTCAAGTGTTGTGAAATTGATTAATGGTAACGCCAAGAACATGTCAATGGAAGAATAGtgattataattaaaaacaaaaaaaacaatatagaTGTGAATAAAAAGACGTGTAAAAACTTAGTGAATGAAAATGACGCGCGCAGAAATggagaacgaattgaacgatATATTGGTAAGAATCCAGAAATTAGTGACGCGAGTGAAAAAGAGCGGTGGCAACGGTACTAATCAGACTTTGATATAGAAGAAGCCACAACGGACGTCATCCAAGAAATAAGTATGACGATAAACTTTTATTTCGATGTggaaaatttgtgaaaaatagTTATCTTGAAAAACAATGTTGAAAACCTGTGAAAATAGTTATCTGTGAAGGGAATGAAATCAAAACAGTGATCGTGTCAGAAAACGGTTCCCTGACGTTTAAAATGTGTCGGTCATATAACAGGCACACCGCCGTTACAGGTGATGCCCAAGTTAACGTAATTAACACGCTTGAAAAACATAGCCATGATCACGAAGAGCATGATTGGAAGCTCTGGCTAATACTTGCACTCATTGTTGTTAAGCTCGTAATAATACTCTGGAAAGAGTACAAGGCAGCAATGAGAAGGCAAGCAATACGTGCAGTGAACCTAAGAACAAGTACgcaaaatattaaacatttaaaacgaAAAGTGATGTGATGAAAAGTGTCAAAGTTGTAATGAGTGACAAATATGATGAAACAATTCCCGACTGCAACGGAAGTTTCAAACCATTCCCGACTGCAACGGAAGTTTTAAACCATTCCTGACTGCAACGGAAGTTCCAATCCATTCCTGACTGCAACGGAAGTTAAGAAACCATCCCCGACTGCAACGGAAGTGCGAAAAAAAATTCCTGACTCCAAGAAGCATTCCTGAATACATCGATGCATAATAAAGGTACTGTAAGTGAACTATATTtactatataatatataaatacaaaatacactAATATACAGTTGTAAGGTACGACCGCAGAATCCGATATCGGTCTATAGACGAGGTAAATAGGCCTTTCTAGAACGCGGTAAACTGCTTCCGCAAAAAGTACGATTTGCgagaaaaatagaaatgagagCGACAAACGAGAGAGCgtgagagatagaaagagagagagagaagaaaggtCAGTAGCAAAAAGAAAGTCGAATGATACGGAAGcaaataaactatttttttatgcGATCTTTTCAAAAGTGCATGTAAAAAaggttttgcaaaaatatttaCTTTCCGCATCGTAACGCTACTCAACAATAAAAATTAGTTTGTTAACACAATACTAAAAGTGATCGTGAATCTCTACCTGCATCGAGTGCTTGTTCTGCCAGATGATGGAACGCAAAACGAAGCACGACGAAGAGGCTGGACCGTCACGGGAATCGAAGCCGACGACGCAGCGTATTCCCGAAAGTAAGAACGAGACCGGCGACGTTGTGGATGCCGTATTGGCCGTTGCAGCGAGAGTGGAGATGATCGAGGAACGAGAATCGGCGCAGCAGACGCACACCACTAAGCAGACACGTGGTGCGCAGCAACTGAAGCTAAACGGTGAGAAAAGAAGTAAACGAAATCGAGCAAGGAGAAAAGCATCAATGCGCTTGTAGCCAAATACGACGCAGAGATGCGAGTGAAAGATAACGAGATTGAGAATTTGCGTTTGGAGGTATCCAAATTGAAACGCAATCAGCGTCGTCCCGTTGATAACCCTTGCGTGACAAGTCGTAGTGCAACAAAGGGGATGGACGAGGATGAGAGCAGCACGGCGAGTGAGGATTTATCTAGC
Protein-coding sequences here:
- the LOC121602690 gene encoding uncharacterized protein LOC121602690, with product MLPDATVEFHTFTDASEAAYGACVYARCENAAGEVRISLLASKSRVAPLKRVTLPRLELSAAVLGAHLHHRVKEAMQIVCAESFFWSDSTVTLKWIASPPNSWKTFVANRVAEVQHYSHPRQWRHVPGTSNPADLVSRGMSAAHFTQNQLWNNGPDWLVQPSSHWPSSDPEPSDEADLETRQVSAALVCTQTHPWFGISASFTRMVRIIAYCIRFVRNTKQKARSQRPIPHTNASKTITPKYVDAAKTVLCRLAQQDAFSAEIKQLKKGEALMKQSPLRKLTSFLDTEEVIRVGGRLNLSQLPYQSKHPAVLPTNHKFTRLLAEDYHEEMKHASGRLLLSRIRELYWPLDGRRLVKSIARNCFRCIRQDPILARQPVGQLPPSRITPSRPFSVTGVDYAGPFYLKPAHRKAAAIKSYLCVFVCFATKAVHLELVGDLTTAGFLAALRRFTSRRGLPAHIHSDNGKNFEGAERELKEFLSCSTTNNTATPWLPDALTGESLGISTHQRLHTSADYGKQQ